The following are from one region of the Rhizobacter sp. AJA081-3 genome:
- a CDS encoding (Fe-S)-binding protein: MTAREGNLEAPTRHPVDWKNPDFYNEDLAFKEMERIFDICHGCRRCVSLCQSFPNLFDLVDATDDGEVHGVNKADYWKVVDQCYLCDLCYLTKCPYVPPHEWNLDFPHTMLRAKAIKFSKGEVKASEKFLASTDVHGQFAGIPIVVQTVNAINRTKAARGVMESVLDVDRNAWMPGLATSRFRWSAKKKGRATDVKDGERSPGKVAIFSTCYVNYNEPGIGHDLIKSLEHNEIPYVIVEKESCCGMPKLELGDLQGVEKHKNANIPVLAKYAKEGWAIVTAVPSCTLMFKQELPLLFPDEADVKAVQAAMFDPFEYLMARHKDGLLKTDFKQPLGKVSYHVPCHGRVQKIGKKTEEMLKLIGQTVTVQLNTVERCSGHAGTYGVKKPYHETAMKIGKPVFKLMAKDEPDYIGSDCPMAGHHIAQGMANNALPAAKIAHPLSLLRIAYGI, translated from the coding sequence ATGACCGCTCGCGAAGGCAACCTGGAGGCCCCGACCCGCCACCCCGTCGACTGGAAGAACCCGGACTTCTACAACGAGGATCTCGCGTTCAAGGAGATGGAGCGCATCTTCGACATCTGCCACGGCTGCCGACGCTGCGTGAGCCTGTGCCAGTCGTTCCCCAACCTGTTCGACCTGGTCGACGCGACCGACGACGGCGAGGTGCACGGCGTGAACAAGGCCGACTACTGGAAGGTGGTCGACCAGTGTTACCTGTGCGACCTGTGCTACCTGACCAAGTGCCCCTACGTGCCGCCGCACGAGTGGAACCTCGACTTCCCGCACACCATGCTGCGCGCCAAGGCGATCAAGTTCAGCAAGGGCGAGGTGAAGGCGAGCGAGAAGTTCCTCGCCTCGACCGACGTGCACGGCCAGTTCGCCGGCATCCCGATCGTCGTGCAGACGGTCAACGCGATCAACAGGACGAAGGCCGCGCGCGGGGTGATGGAGAGCGTGCTCGACGTGGACCGCAACGCCTGGATGCCTGGGCTGGCGACCAGCCGCTTCCGCTGGAGCGCGAAGAAGAAGGGCCGCGCCACCGACGTGAAGGACGGCGAGCGAAGCCCCGGCAAGGTGGCGATCTTCTCCACCTGCTACGTCAACTACAACGAGCCGGGCATCGGCCACGACCTGATCAAGTCGCTGGAGCACAACGAGATTCCCTACGTGATCGTCGAGAAGGAATCCTGCTGCGGCATGCCCAAGCTCGAGCTCGGCGACCTGCAGGGCGTGGAGAAGCACAAGAACGCCAACATCCCGGTGCTCGCGAAGTACGCGAAGGAGGGCTGGGCCATCGTCACGGCGGTGCCATCGTGCACACTGATGTTCAAGCAGGAACTCCCTTTGCTGTTCCCCGACGAAGCGGACGTGAAGGCGGTGCAGGCGGCGATGTTCGACCCCTTCGAGTACCTGATGGCGCGCCACAAGGACGGCCTGCTGAAGACTGACTTCAAGCAGCCGCTGGGCAAGGTGAGCTACCACGTCCCCTGCCATGGCCGCGTGCAGAAGATCGGCAAGAAGACAGAGGAGATGCTCAAGCTGATCGGCCAGACCGTGACGGTGCAGCTCAACACCGTGGAGCGCTGCTCCGGCCACGCCGGCACCTACGGCGTGAAGAAGCCGTACCACGAGACGGCGATGAAAATTGGCAAGCCGGTGTTCAAGCTGATGGCCAAGGACGAGCCCGACTACATCGGCTCCGACTGCCCGATGGCCGGCCACCACATCGCGCAGGGCATGGCCAACAACGCGCTTCCCGCCGCGAAGATCGCTCACCCGCTGAGCCTGCTGCGCATCGCCTACGGAATCTGA
- a CDS encoding rubrerythrin family protein yields MGLKGSKTEQNLKDAFAGESQANRRYLYFANKADVEGQNDVASLFRSTAEGETGHAHGHLEFLENGSGDPATGLPIGNSRQNLKAAVAGETHEYTDMYPGMAKQAREEGFDEIADWFETLAKAERSHANRYQKALDALVD; encoded by the coding sequence ATGGGCTTGAAAGGATCGAAGACCGAGCAGAACCTGAAGGACGCCTTCGCGGGCGAATCCCAGGCCAACCGCCGGTACCTGTATTTCGCAAACAAGGCCGACGTGGAAGGCCAGAACGACGTGGCATCGCTGTTCCGCTCCACGGCCGAAGGCGAGACCGGCCATGCGCACGGCCACCTCGAGTTCCTCGAGAACGGCTCGGGCGACCCGGCCACCGGCCTGCCGATCGGCAACAGCCGGCAGAACCTGAAGGCCGCCGTCGCCGGCGAAACGCACGAGTACACAGACATGTACCCGGGCATGGCCAAGCAGGCCCGCGAAGAGGGCTTCGACGAGATCGCCGACTGGTTCGAGACGCTGGCCAAGGCCGAGCGCTCGCACGCCAACCGCTATCAGAAGGCGCTCGACGCGCTCGTCGACTGA
- a CDS encoding alpha/beta hydrolase yields MTRPDPAWLDAQYNNRARIPDHAQIFERWANASALAREQSDCTLDLPYGEGPNETLDVFRTERPDAPVFVFIHGGYWRALDKREQSFVAPALVDAGAMVVLPNYALCPAVTIEQITLQLVQALAWTFRHAREHGGDPRRIVVGGHSAGGHLAAMMLACQWPRVAGDLPADLVKSALSISGLYELEPIRHTPFLAPDLRLTAASATRLSPALMPAPQGRLAALVGGDESEEFLRQNTLIRRAWGEAAVPVCEAVPGTNHLTVLHDLADAGSRLHRVARGLLGLPGGDQS; encoded by the coding sequence ATGACCCGACCCGACCCCGCGTGGCTGGATGCCCAGTACAACAACCGCGCCCGCATCCCCGACCACGCGCAGATCTTCGAGCGCTGGGCCAACGCCTCGGCGCTGGCGCGCGAGCAGTCCGACTGCACCCTCGACCTGCCCTACGGCGAGGGGCCGAACGAGACGCTGGACGTCTTCCGCACCGAGCGGCCCGACGCGCCGGTGTTCGTCTTCATCCACGGCGGCTACTGGCGCGCGCTGGACAAGCGCGAGCAGTCCTTCGTCGCACCGGCGCTGGTCGACGCCGGGGCGATGGTGGTGCTGCCCAACTACGCGCTGTGCCCGGCGGTGACGATCGAACAGATCACGCTGCAATTGGTGCAGGCCCTGGCCTGGACGTTTCGGCACGCGCGCGAACATGGCGGCGACCCGCGGCGCATCGTCGTCGGCGGGCATTCCGCCGGCGGGCACCTCGCTGCGATGATGCTCGCCTGCCAGTGGCCGCGTGTCGCGGGCGACCTGCCGGCAGACCTGGTGAAGTCCGCGCTGTCGATCTCCGGCCTGTACGAACTGGAGCCGATCCGCCACACGCCCTTCCTGGCGCCCGACCTGCGCCTGACGGCCGCGTCGGCGACGCGCCTGAGCCCGGCGCTGATGCCCGCGCCGCAGGGCCGGCTGGCCGCGCTGGTGGGCGGCGACGAGAGCGAGGAGTTCCTGCGCCAGAACACGCTGATCCGCCGCGCCTGGGGCGAGGCCGCCGTGCCGGTGTGCGAGGCCGTCCCCGGCACCAACCACCTGACCGTGCTGCACGACCTGGCCGACGCCGGCTCGCGCTTGCACCGCGTCGCACGCGGCCTGCTCGGGCTGCCGGGTGGCGACCAAAGCTGA
- a CDS encoding RHS repeat protein, whose product MRAHKYFHYGQRAIVVALATQLGGFGPSAHAQLQAQIKVQPKVLWSATYSGYFTGYETSTALRAAINAAQEAALARCIAYEQATPPYSCGKLVITSVIPDVGWPSTPPLKYNGVETYWYAQGDSYYHQVMYPEWTLYTGSTPAVPIGFTRSLECPKTDGFGPAVTSLGNREYKLECIKYETPPQQCTPGAKGKAAGSGAGGGVGNPISVIGGRKTEYHVDYVGGGGLLRLERRFRGQYQGWALPGQPELIDPNSSAPFSVQEPREFTTIDAATGAQVTYVKVLDFPVISSSTTGEVQRINADGSTVPYRTDANNTFPVGTDGDSLQKVDPPTVQGATWRWRRASDETDEYGPDGKPRRMYWPDGKSLVYAYNGTNLASITDNFGRQITTTVDPENRLTRFWLPDGTSIAYDYTGDLLTRATFADGASKAFIYAEPANTANAWLRAPLTGTVDENGLRIGTYKYDSSGRAFSSEGANGVGKFVLKDWGTNIEVTPPVGDPYRVFYGDANGAKVVLSRSQPAGAGCTASSSSLAYDASGNVTNVLDFSSRRTCYAYDLTRNIETVRVEGTGGVGCTGLTAAGSTLPAGSRKVNTQWHPDWRMESKVAEPGRMTTYVYNGQPDPFNANAIAGCAPVTALLPDGKPIAVLCRQVEQATTDANGSLGFSAALQAGVANREQKWTYNQYGQVLTHDGPRTDVVDITTYAYYTDTAFTGSGSAAVGHTIGDLQSVTNAAGKVTQYTKYDKHGQLLESVDPNGVVSSFSYDLRQRLLSSTTGGQTTTYTYDPAGQLKRITRPDASYVGYEYDSAHRQTAVFDNLGNRIEYTLDNAGNRTAENVKDTSGALRRQLARSIDALGRVQQTRGRE is encoded by the coding sequence ATGCGAGCGCACAAGTACTTTCACTACGGGCAGCGGGCCATTGTGGTTGCGCTGGCGACGCAGCTTGGCGGCTTCGGACCATCAGCCCACGCCCAATTGCAGGCACAGATCAAGGTTCAGCCCAAAGTGCTGTGGTCTGCGACCTACTCCGGCTATTTCACGGGCTACGAAACCAGCACCGCACTAAGGGCGGCAATCAATGCGGCACAGGAAGCTGCGCTCGCCCGTTGCATTGCCTATGAGCAGGCGACCCCGCCCTACTCCTGCGGCAAGCTGGTGATCACAAGCGTGATTCCCGACGTGGGCTGGCCATCGACTCCGCCCCTGAAGTACAACGGCGTCGAGACCTATTGGTACGCCCAAGGTGACAGCTACTATCACCAGGTCATGTACCCGGAGTGGACGCTCTATACCGGGTCGACTCCTGCCGTGCCCATCGGCTTCACGCGCAGCCTCGAGTGCCCCAAGACAGACGGGTTCGGCCCGGCCGTCACAAGTCTTGGCAACAGGGAATACAAGCTCGAGTGCATCAAGTACGAGACGCCACCGCAGCAATGCACGCCGGGTGCGAAGGGTAAGGCTGCAGGGTCAGGCGCTGGGGGCGGCGTCGGCAATCCGATCTCGGTGATCGGTGGCCGCAAGACCGAGTACCACGTGGACTACGTGGGTGGCGGTGGATTGCTAAGACTCGAACGCCGCTTCCGGGGTCAATACCAGGGCTGGGCGTTGCCGGGCCAGCCTGAACTGATCGATCCGAACTCCAGTGCCCCCTTCAGCGTTCAGGAGCCGCGCGAGTTCACCACCATCGATGCTGCAACAGGCGCTCAGGTTACCTATGTGAAGGTACTGGATTTTCCAGTGATCAGCAGTTCAACCACAGGAGAAGTCCAGCGCATCAATGCAGACGGTTCGACCGTGCCGTATCGGACTGACGCGAACAACACGTTTCCGGTTGGAACGGATGGGGACAGCCTGCAGAAGGTCGACCCACCAACTGTGCAGGGTGCGACTTGGCGCTGGCGACGCGCGAGCGATGAGACCGACGAGTACGGGCCGGATGGTAAGCCTCGACGCATGTATTGGCCGGACGGCAAGTCACTTGTCTATGCCTATAACGGAACGAATCTGGCGAGCATCACCGACAACTTCGGCCGCCAGATCACGACCACGGTTGATCCAGAAAATCGACTGACTCGGTTCTGGCTGCCGGATGGCACCAGCATCGCCTATGACTACACCGGTGACTTGCTCACCCGCGCGACTTTCGCGGATGGCGCGTCGAAGGCGTTCATCTACGCCGAGCCCGCCAATACGGCGAACGCTTGGCTCCGTGCCCCGCTCACTGGCACGGTCGATGAGAACGGTCTTCGCATTGGTACCTACAAGTACGACAGCTCCGGCCGCGCGTTCTCGAGCGAGGGGGCCAACGGGGTAGGCAAGTTCGTTCTGAAGGACTGGGGAACCAACATCGAGGTCACGCCACCGGTCGGCGATCCCTACCGCGTCTTCTATGGCGATGCCAACGGGGCCAAGGTTGTACTTTCTCGGTCGCAGCCTGCGGGAGCTGGCTGTACCGCTAGCAGCAGTTCCCTGGCATACGACGCTAGCGGCAATGTGACCAATGTTCTGGACTTCTCTTCCCGAAGAACGTGCTACGCCTATGACCTGACTCGCAATATCGAGACAGTGCGAGTCGAGGGAACCGGAGGGGTGGGCTGCACTGGTCTGACCGCGGCCGGATCCACCCTCCCCGCGGGCAGTCGCAAGGTCAATACGCAGTGGCATCCGGATTGGCGCATGGAGAGCAAGGTTGCCGAACCTGGCCGAATGACGACATACGTCTACAACGGTCAGCCAGACCCGTTCAACGCCAACGCAATTGCAGGCTGTGCCCCGGTCACGGCGCTGCTGCCCGACGGCAAGCCCATCGCCGTGCTGTGCCGCCAAGTCGAGCAGGCCACAACGGACGCCAACGGCAGTCTAGGCTTCAGCGCAGCGCTGCAGGCCGGCGTGGCCAATCGCGAGCAGAAGTGGACCTATAACCAGTACGGCCAGGTTCTCACCCATGACGGCCCACGCACCGATGTGGTCGACATCACCACCTACGCCTACTACACGGACACCGCCTTCACCGGCTCAGGGTCGGCTGCAGTGGGCCACACGATCGGTGATCTGCAGAGCGTGACCAACGCCGCCGGCAAGGTCACGCAGTACACAAAGTACGACAAACACGGCCAGCTGCTCGAGAGCGTCGATCCCAACGGCGTGGTCAGTAGCTTCAGCTATGACCTGCGACAGCGGTTGCTGAGCAGCACCACGGGTGGCCAGACCACCACCTACACCTACGACCCGGCCGGCCAGCTCAAGCGCATCACGCGGCCCGACGCCAGCTACGTCGGCTATGAGTATGACTCTGCGCACCGGCAAACAGCGGTGTTTGACAACCTCGGTAACCGCATCGAGTACACGCTGGACAACGCGGGCAACCGCACAGCGGAGAACGTCAAGGACACCAGTGGCGCGCTCAGGCGCCAGCTGGCAAGAAGCATCGACGCGCTCGGGCGTGTTCAACAGACAAGGGGAAGAGAGTGA
- a CDS encoding RHS repeat protein produces MCVGHPISLPSQSKVFREVDYRGPGDGGLKFIRDYRSDGFSYPATFSANLWAGLGNTWTHNYAGFALPGQNSVWVSWGQSSPDHFYTPSGSTFPRVLLPLRPGQKNRLVEPSPGRYVYFTTSNEAVVYQGGLPIGSYRPNGQGVELGYVVPRLSTARDTFGRTLAFNYDAIAHLESITDPAGQAITYAYRAPPLDPEGGGANNVAYTTLARVTYQDLQSKQYTTPNWVFNDPNPVPKMSATRIAGIVDELGATFETVTYDTYGQVTRTELAGGVSAFDVTSGVLDPLGTRRTYQFDTAAAAFSYASQPAGSGCPSAYSSSTFDTNGNLTSSTDFRGSLTCYTNDSARNIESSRVEGLGTYAACNTYTPPLAALPAGSRKLSTQWHPDWRLASKIAEPNRVTTYVYNGQPDPFNANATASCAPATAQLPDGKPIAVLCRQVEQATTDANGSQGFSAALQAGVANREQKWTYNQYGQVLTHDGPRTDVVDVTTYAYYNDTSFAGVGSAAVGHTIGDLQSVTNAAGKVTQYTKYDKHGKLLESVDPNGVVSSFSYDLRQRLLSITTGGQITSYTYDAAGQLKRITRPDASYIGYDYDPAHRQTAVFDNLGNRIEYTLDSAGNRTAETVKDTSGALRRLLARSVDALGRVQQVTGRE; encoded by the coding sequence ATGTGTGTCGGCCATCCCATTTCTCTGCCTTCGCAAAGCAAGGTGTTCCGGGAGGTTGACTATCGTGGGCCGGGCGACGGTGGGCTCAAGTTCATTCGCGACTATCGCAGTGATGGCTTCAGCTACCCTGCGACCTTTTCGGCAAATCTCTGGGCGGGTCTGGGCAACACTTGGACGCACAACTATGCCGGGTTTGCGTTGCCCGGACAAAACTCCGTCTGGGTGTCCTGGGGGCAGTCTTCTCCGGATCACTTCTACACACCGAGTGGATCCACGTTTCCACGGGTGTTGCTCCCTTTGCGGCCTGGGCAGAAGAATCGTCTCGTTGAGCCAAGCCCCGGGCGCTACGTCTATTTCACGACAAGCAATGAGGCTGTGGTCTACCAGGGGGGGCTCCCCATTGGTTCGTATCGCCCCAATGGCCAGGGCGTGGAGCTTGGCTATGTAGTGCCCAGGCTGAGCACTGCTCGGGACACGTTCGGCAGAACGCTGGCATTCAACTACGACGCCATAGCGCATCTTGAGTCGATCACAGACCCCGCGGGCCAGGCGATAACTTACGCATATAGAGCACCGCCACTGGACCCTGAAGGAGGAGGCGCCAACAACGTCGCCTATACAACTCTCGCCCGTGTCACCTATCAAGACCTGCAGTCCAAGCAGTACACAACTCCAAACTGGGTCTTCAATGATCCGAATCCCGTACCGAAGATGTCCGCGACTCGAATCGCTGGAATCGTCGATGAACTTGGCGCGACTTTCGAGACCGTTACCTACGACACATACGGGCAGGTCACTCGGACGGAGCTTGCAGGGGGAGTCAGTGCCTTCGACGTCACGTCCGGCGTGTTGGATCCCCTAGGCACGCGCAGGACATACCAATTCGATACCGCGGCCGCCGCTTTCAGCTATGCCTCACAGCCTGCCGGCAGCGGCTGCCCTTCGGCTTATAGCAGCAGCACATTTGATACGAATGGCAATCTGACGAGTTCAACAGATTTCAGAGGCAGCCTGACCTGCTACACAAACGACAGCGCACGCAATATCGAGAGTTCGCGCGTCGAGGGGCTGGGCACCTATGCTGCCTGCAACACCTACACCCCACCGTTGGCAGCATTGCCCGCTGGCTCGCGCAAGCTGAGTACCCAGTGGCATCCCGACTGGCGCCTCGCGAGCAAGATCGCGGAGCCCAACCGCGTCACGACCTACGTCTACAACGGCCAGCCCGACCCATTCAACGCCAACGCGACCGCCAGCTGTGCTCCCGCAACGGCCCAGCTGCCCGATGGCAAGCCCATTGCCGTCTTGTGCCGCCAGGTCGAGCAGGCGACGACCGATGCGAACGGCAGCCAGGGCTTCAGTGCTGCGCTGCAGGCTGGCGTGGCGAACCGCGAGCAGAAGTGGACATACAACCAGTACGGTCAGGTACTCACCCACGACGGCCCTCGCACCGATGTGGTTGATGTCACCACCTACGCGTATTACAACGACACGAGCTTTGCAGGCGTCGGCTCGGCCGCGGTGGGTCACACCATCGGTGACCTGCAGAGCGTGACCAACGCCGCCGGCAAGGTCACCCAGTACACCAAGTACGACAAACACGGCAAGCTGCTCGAGAGCGTCGATCCCAACGGCGTGGTCAGTAGCTTCAGCTATGACCTGCGACAGCGGTTGCTGAGCATCACCACGGGCGGCCAGATCACCAGCTACACCTACGACGCAGCGGGACAGCTCAAGCGCATCACGCGTCCTGATGCCAGCTACATCGGCTACGACTACGACCCGGCGCACCGTCAGACCGCGGTGTTCGACAACCTCGGGAACCGAATCGAGTACACGCTGGACAGCGCGGGCAATCGTACGGCCGAGACCGTCAAGGACACCAGCGGTGCGCTCAGGCGCCTGCTCGCCAGAAGCGTCGACGCCCTCGGGCGAGTACAACAAGTCACCGGCAGGGAGTAA
- a CDS encoding RHS repeat domain-containing protein has translation MQLPAPFAAYTYQYITFTASVSGTVGTPTGTVTFMGGNGGGAIVSAPLVNGVATTSGYIQYAGSYDIYANYSGDSNYGSATSIGSPGGVRNVSITAQTQTTTTLGLSASTVAAGQNVTLTAHVEPSANPGNGSTTFVTFYDGSVALGVAAIGDYVSRNASLTTSLPTVGTRAFTAVYGGAIPLTASTSSVANLVVTQAATTTTVSASPSTAYQNQNVTLTASVTGANPTGSVTFTDGAATLGTAALTGGQATLVTSFAAAGSHSVAATFSGDTNNLPGSSAPVTQTVQATAVTSTALSASPASITVGQQVMLTATVAGGASATGTVTFRDGSVVLGTVPLTAGTASLPTTVSAAGSHPLIASYSGDVANGASTSATNNFNVAKMATSTTLNVSPDPLFQGQLATLRANVAGFGPSGTVTFFDGATTLGTASIANGLAAITTTFNQISHSLSASYTGDANNLASASAVTASQTYAAPALSAAPVVNYEYDATGNPTKTIQAPGVAGFNFATTNTFDSLSRLKDSTDAKTGKTQFGYNGREDLTQVTDPRNLVTQYPRNGLGDATSLVSPDTGTANHTYDAAGNLKTRTDSRGVLATYTYDALNRLTKIVYSQTGQTSLTYTWTYDQTGTGYANGVGRLTSTNTPTSSSQYTYDAQGRLLTDIQRIKAATGANSAQIAKTVTYTYDTAGNVTSILYPSGRKLTVGYTAGQPTSLALAKNTSTAAVNLITQIQWEPFGGPRSWLWQMASGTKLHAWLYDTSGRLVRQNLGNNLRDLSYDAADRITGYAHYDATSGAAQTSLNQTFSYDELGRITGVVTPTASWTIGYDANGNRTSVTLNGTASTYTTATTSNRLNSITNPARSLGYDAAGNTTSDSYTATYNLAGRMATLTKAAVTTTYAVDGMGKRVRKFDGSGAASTVLFVYDQQGQLLGEYNSAGTASREYVWLGNTPVAVFTPDPANSANPPLVYYIHTDHLGTPRIVVDKSGNQRWNWLAEPFGTTAPNNNPSALGAFTFNLRFPGQYADQESGLFYNYFRDYDASAGRYVQSDPIGLAGGINTYSYALNQPTLHTDPDGRQVVVVTTTQSGPRYDPRSDTLVPPTAPTPSFTPAPASPSAMCQAFPLMCAATIATQICRESNETDRCRQRLSECRQVCQGKWERGDPPFSGSDTAGRMRRCIRDCMEAGGCFNY, from the coding sequence ATGCAGCTGCCAGCCCCGTTTGCTGCATACACGTATCAGTACATCACCTTCACGGCCAGCGTCAGCGGGACCGTCGGTACGCCTACGGGCACGGTGACTTTCATGGGGGGAAATGGCGGGGGGGCCATCGTCAGTGCTCCGCTCGTCAACGGCGTTGCCACGACCTCCGGATACATCCAGTACGCAGGCTCGTACGACATCTACGCCAACTACAGTGGTGATTCCAACTACGGATCTGCAACTTCGATTGGCAGCCCCGGTGGGGTGCGTAACGTATCGATCACTGCACAGACCCAGACCACAACCACGCTGGGGCTGAGCGCGAGTACCGTAGCCGCTGGACAGAACGTCACGCTGACCGCCCACGTGGAGCCGAGCGCCAACCCAGGGAACGGGAGTACGACCTTCGTCACCTTCTACGATGGTTCAGTTGCACTTGGCGTCGCCGCGATTGGTGACTATGTGTCGCGGAATGCGAGTCTCACCACCAGTCTTCCAACAGTGGGGACCCGTGCATTCACAGCGGTGTATGGCGGCGCCATTCCGTTGACTGCCAGCACCTCGAGCGTGGCCAATCTCGTGGTCACTCAGGCTGCGACGACCACCACGGTGTCGGCCAGTCCCAGCACGGCATACCAGAATCAGAACGTCACCTTGACGGCGTCCGTGACTGGCGCGAACCCCACGGGAAGCGTCACGTTCACTGATGGCGCAGCGACGCTGGGCACAGCTGCGCTGACCGGTGGTCAGGCCACCTTGGTGACCAGCTTCGCAGCGGCGGGCAGCCATTCCGTTGCCGCGACTTTCTCTGGCGACACCAACAACTTGCCGGGTTCATCAGCACCCGTCACACAAACTGTCCAGGCCACGGCCGTGACTTCGACGGCGTTGAGCGCCTCTCCTGCTTCCATCACGGTCGGACAGCAGGTCATGCTGACTGCCACAGTGGCTGGCGGGGCGAGCGCCACGGGGACAGTGACGTTTCGCGACGGTTCGGTCGTCCTGGGCACTGTCCCACTGACAGCAGGTACAGCGAGTCTTCCTACGACCGTATCTGCTGCCGGCAGCCATCCATTGATCGCAAGCTACAGCGGGGATGTTGCAAACGGCGCCAGCACTTCGGCTACAAACAACTTCAATGTGGCCAAGATGGCCACGTCGACCACCCTGAACGTTTCGCCCGATCCCTTGTTTCAGGGGCAGTTGGCAACGCTCCGGGCAAACGTTGCAGGATTTGGCCCGAGCGGGACGGTCACGTTCTTCGACGGCGCGACAACGTTGGGAACCGCGTCTATCGCCAACGGACTGGCGGCAATCACCACGACCTTCAACCAGATCAGCCACAGTCTCTCGGCAAGCTACACGGGCGATGCCAACAATCTGGCCAGTGCGTCTGCAGTCACGGCTTCACAGACCTATGCCGCGCCGGCGCTGTCCGCTGCGCCGGTCGTCAACTATGAGTACGACGCCACCGGCAATCCGACCAAGACCATCCAGGCTCCAGGTGTGGCCGGCTTCAACTTCGCCACGACCAACACCTTCGACTCGCTCAGCCGTCTGAAAGACAGCACCGACGCCAAGACCGGCAAGACCCAGTTCGGCTACAACGGCCGCGAGGATCTGACGCAGGTCACTGACCCGCGCAACCTGGTCACGCAGTACCCGCGCAACGGTCTGGGTGACGCCACCAGCCTGGTCAGCCCCGACACCGGCACCGCCAATCACACCTACGACGCTGCCGGCAACCTCAAGACCCGCACCGATAGCCGCGGCGTGCTGGCCACCTACACCTACGATGCGCTGAACCGACTGACCAAGATCGTCTACAGCCAGACCGGCCAGACCAGCCTGACCTACACCTGGACCTACGACCAGACCGGCACCGGCTACGCCAACGGCGTGGGGCGGCTCACGTCCACCAACACGCCCACGAGTTCCAGCCAATACACCTATGACGCGCAAGGCAGGCTGCTCACCGACATCCAGCGCATCAAGGCAGCCACCGGCGCCAACAGCGCGCAGATCGCCAAGACCGTCACCTACACCTACGACACGGCCGGCAATGTCACGAGCATCCTGTACCCCAGCGGCCGCAAGCTGACCGTCGGCTACACAGCCGGTCAGCCCACCTCGCTGGCGCTGGCCAAGAACACCAGCACCGCAGCCGTCAACCTCATCACCCAGATCCAGTGGGAGCCCTTTGGCGGCCCACGCAGCTGGCTGTGGCAGATGGCCAGCGGCACGAAGCTGCATGCGTGGCTGTACGACACCTCTGGCCGCCTGGTGCGCCAGAACCTGGGCAACAACCTACGTGACCTGAGCTACGACGCGGCCGACCGCATCACCGGCTACGCGCACTACGACGCCACCAGCGGAGCCGCGCAGACCAGCCTGAACCAGACCTTCAGCTACGACGAGCTCGGCCGCATCACCGGCGTGGTCACGCCCACGGCGAGCTGGACCATCGGCTACGACGCCAACGGCAACCGCACCAGCGTCACGCTCAACGGCACGGCCAGCACCTACACCACGGCCACCACCAGCAACCGGCTGAACAGCATCACCAACCCAGCGCGCAGCCTGGGCTACGACGCCGCTGGCAACACCACCAGCGACAGCTACACCGCCACCTACAACCTGGCAGGTCGCATGGCCACGCTGACCAAGGCCGCCGTGACCACCACCTACGCGGTGGACGGCATGGGCAAGCGAGTGCGCAAGTTCGACGGCAGCGGCGCGGCCAGCACGGTGCTGTTTGTGTACGACCAGCAGGGACAGCTGCTGGGCGAGTACAACAGCGCCGGCACGGCCAGCCGCGAGTACGTCTGGCTGGGCAATACGCCGGTGGCGGTGTTCACGCCGGATCCGGCGAACTCGGCCAATCCGCCGCTGGTGTACTACATCCACACGGATCACCTGGGAACACCGCGCATCGTGGTGGACAAGAGTGGCAACCAGCGGTGGAACTGGCTGGCTGAGCCCTTCGGGACGACGGCGCCGAACAACAACCCGAGTGCGCTCGGGGCGTTCACCTTCAACCTGAGGTTCCCGGGGCAGTATGCGGACCAGGAGAGCGGGCTCTTCTACAACTACTTCCGGGATTACGATGCGTCGGCGGGGCGGTACGTCCAATCAGATCCCATCGGGCTGGCGGGGGGGATCAACACGTACAGCTATGCGCTGAATCAGCCGACGCTCCACACCGACCCAGATGGTCGTCAAGTAGTGGTCGTTACGACTACTCAGTCAGGCCCCCGATACGACCCGCGCAGCGACACTCTCGTTCCCCCAACGGCTCCGACTCCCAGCTTCACTCCTGCCCCAGCATCTCCGAGTGCGATGTGTCAAGCGTTCCCGCTGATGTGCGCAGCGACTATCGCCACCCAAATCTGTCGAGAGTCGAACGAAACCGATCGCTGCAGGCAACGGCTGTCGGAATGTCGCCAAGTGTGTCAAGGAAAATGGGAGCGCGGTGATCCGCCGTTCTCAGGCAGTGACACCGCCGGCCGTATGAGACGGTGCATAAGAGACTGCATGGAAGCAGGCGGATGTTTCAACTACTAG